In the Malassezia vespertilionis chromosome 1, complete sequence genome, one interval contains:
- the STE23 gene encoding insulysin (MEROPS:MER0003386; COG:O; EggNog:ENOG503NUAC) translates to MSSRSNIDALGARSLATVVSPKSVPSTSGFVPREITLDNGEHVQYQVYDAPMEKPMLDNRIYELIRLDNQLEALLISDPETDKSSAAMDVRVGHLSDPDDLQGMAHFCEHLLFMGTKKYPRENEYSEYLSNHSGSSNAFTSLENTNYYFDVGHEHFEGALDRFAQFFKEPLFDASCTEREIRAVDSEHKKNLQSDMWRSFQLEKSLSDPTHPYSKFGTGNITTLWDEPRERGVDVRQELLKFHDTYYSANMMRLVVTGRESTEQLTRWVVDKFSSVPNKGSSIPIFGSSPLGAQQLGTQVVFRTIKDVRQLDISFPIPEQVRLYKSKPSSMLSHFIGHEGAGSLLSCLKQRGWANMLSAGSGVGAEGFELFKIGIDLTEDGYKHYDNVIGAVFQYIDLLKSKPIEEWMFKEVQQLSEMRFAFKEKSSPSTYASTLAGQMQNHLPPEWLLSGPYLLREFDLTLINETLTCMRPDHCRIMLAGRAPPPGFSLDSKERWYGTEYTIAPLPASLLQTQNQIDGLAMPKQNEFVPSNLDVHSAKDVSAHPTARPLLLENTPKARLWHKQDDRFFLPKANVFLLMRTPNVNKSPRTAVESRMLVELVKDALSEFSYDAEVAGLLYNVDSQLDGFVLVVSGYNDKLHILLQSIIQTLTKLEVDKKRFEIIKDQVRRNYENFDLEEPYQQAVYYASYLLSTQMWTQHEKLAVMDAITADDVQQYARSICNHLHLEMLVHGNITAQSARNLLENVEQDLSFEAISPQDTQPERSLVLPNDSNTHWKLSVANRGNVNSSVEYFLQVGSPRDVKLRATVALFAQIAHEPCFDQLRTKEQLGYLVFSSMRSSHGLMGFRVIVQSERDSEYLESRIDAFFEQLLGLVERMTPQDIDAHKRSLINKKLESVKNLNEETNRFWNSIHSGYYDFMSRERDVAALKLLSRDDILAFIRTYIHPRSTSRSKCVTHLQSQGASTLLSEQALEAFFAYMNVPEDVRAALGEQATSVEALKTLVQQSFAQGMAPQGFVEADVLVMIERAAKEHPAQVTEERAAVVDALPVHNITDVAAFKASLSECAPVEPILPWAEYECDPHVTRTAEVQLEPHEASQARANM, encoded by the coding sequence ATGTCTTCACGCAGCAATATTGacgcgcttggagcgcgcagTTTGGCGACTGTAGTGTCTCCCAAGTCTGTGCCGTCCACTTCTGGCTTTGTTCCGCGCGAAATAACGCTGGACAATGGCGAGCACGTCCAGTACCAAGTGTACGACGCTCCGATGGAGAAGCCCATGCTCGACAATCGCATCTACGAGCTGATCCGTCTCGACAACCAGCTTGAGGCGCTTCTTATCAGCGATCCGGAGACGGACAAGTCGAGTGCTGCAATGGATGTGCGTGTGGGCCACCTTTCCGACCCCGACGATTTGCAAGGTATGGCCCATTTCTGCGAGCATCTTTTGTTCATGGGCACGAAAAAGTACCCCCGCGAGAATGAGTACAGTGAGTACTTGTCCAACCACAGCGGCAGCTCAAATGCCTTCACGTCGCTGGAGAATACCAACTACTACTTCGACGTCGGCCACGAGCATTTTGAaggcgcgctcgaccgTTTTGCCCAGTTCTTCAAGGAACCACTGTTTGACGCGAGCTGCACAGAGCGCGAAATTCGTGCGGTTGATTCTGAACACAAGAAGAATCTGCAGTCGGACATGTGGCGCTCCTTTCAGCTGGAAAAGAGCTTGTCGGATCCCACGCACCCCTATTCCAAGTTTGGCACCGGCAATATCACGACGCTTTGGGATGAaccgcgcgagcgcggcgtcgatgTGCGCCAAGAGCTGCTCAAGTTTCACGACACGTACTACAGTGCCAACATGATGCGTCTTGTCGTGACCGGCCGCGAGTCTACGGAGCAATTGACGCGCTGGGTGGTGGACAAGTTTTCCTCCGTGCCAAACAAAGGTAGCAGCATTCCCATTTTCGGAAGTTCTCCGCTGGGCGCACagcagctcggcacgcaAGTTGTGTTCCGTACGATCAAGGACGTGCGCCAGCTTGATATTTCCTTCCCAATCCCAGAGCAAGTCCGCTTGTACAAGTCTAAGCCCAGCTCGATGCTCTCGCACTTTATTGGCCACGAAGGTGCGGGGTCGTTGCTGTCTTGCCTTAAGCAGCGTGGCTGGGCAAACATGCTGAGTGCTGGCTCCGGCGTCGGTGCAGAGGGATTTGAGCTGTTTAAGATCGGCATCGACCTTACCGAGGATGGGTACAAGCACTATGATAATGTCATTGGCGCCGTATTCCAGTACATCGACCTGCTCAAATCAAAGCCGATTGAAGAGTGGATGTTTAAGGAAGTGCAGCAGCTGAGCGAAATGCGATTTGCGTTTAAAGAAAAGTCGTCTCCGTCGACCTACGCATCTACCTTGGCGGGCCAAATGCAGAACCACTTGCCCCCCGAGTGGCTCCTTTCTGGTCCTTACTTGCTCCGCGAATTTGACTTGACACTGATCAACGAGACGCTCACCTGCATGCGCCCTGACCATTGCCGTATTATGCTTGCGGGGCgggcgccgccgcctggGTTTTCGCTGGACTCCAAAGAGCGCTGGTACGGCACAGAGTATACAATTGCACCGCTTCCAGCCTCGCTCTTGCAAACACAAAACCAAATTGATGGCTTGGCGATGCCCAAGCAGAACGAGTTTGTCCCATCCAACTTGGacgtgcacagcgcaaaAGATGTGTCTGCGCATCCCACCGCGCGGCCTCTCCTTTTGGAGAACACGCCCAAAGCACGCCTGTGGCACAAGCAAGACGACCGCTTCTTTCTTCCCAAAGCCAACGTCTTTTTGTtgatgcgcacgccgaaCGTGAACAAATCGCCACGCACGGCTGTGGAGTCGCGCATGCTTGTTGAGCTTGTTAAGGACGCGCTCTCTGAGTTCTCCTATGATGCAGAAGTTGCTGGTCTCTTGTACAATGTGGACAGCCAGCTGGACGGCTTTGTCCTTGTTGTCTCTGGCTACAACGACAAGCTTCACATTTTGCTCCAGTCCATCATCCAGACCCTGACCAAGCTGGAGGTAGACAAAAAACGATTTGAGATCATCAAAGACcaggtgcgccgcaactATGAAAACTTTGATTTGGAAGAACCGTACCAGCAAGCCGTATACTACGCTAGCTACCTGCTCTCGACGCAAATGTGGACGCAGCACGAAAAGCTTGCTGTGATGGACGCAATCACCGCTGACGACGTGCAGCAatacgcgcgcagcatttgTAATCATTTGCATTTGGAGATGCTCGTGCACGGCAACATTaccgcgcaaagcgcgcgcaacttgCTGGAGAATGTCGAGCAGGACTTGTCGTTTGAGGCGATCAGTCCTCAAGACACGCAGCCAGAGCGATCCTTGGTGCTTCCCAACGATTCCAACACGCATTGGAAGCTCAGCGTGGCCAACCGCGGCAATGTGAACTCCAGCGTAGAGTACTTTTTGCAAGTCGGCTCGCCACGCGATGTCAAACTGCGCGCCAccgtcgcgctctttgctCAAATCGCCCACGAACCCTGCTTTGACCAGCTTCGTACAAAAGAGCAGCTCGGCTACTTGGTGTTTagcagcatgcgcagcagccaCGGCCTGATGGGATTCCGCGTCATTGTACAGTCGGAGCGAGACTCGGAGTATTTGGAGTCGAGGATCGACGCATTCTtcgagcagctccttgGCCTGGTAGAGCGTATGACGCCGCAAGACATTGACGCGCACAAACGCTCGCTGATCAACAAGAAATTGGAGAGCGTGAAGAACTTGAACGAGGAGACGAATCGCTTCTGGAATAGCATTCATTCGGGGTACTATGACTTTATgagccgcgagcgcgacgtggcAGCACTCAAGCTCCTTTCCCGGGACGACATTCTTGCGTTTATCCGCACCTACATTCATCCTCGCAGTacgtcgcgctcaaagTGCGTCACGCATTTGCAGTCGCAGGGCGCTTCGACGCTGCTCAGCGAGCAGGCGTTGGAGGCGTTCTTTGCGTATATGAACGTGCCAGAAGACGTCCGCGCTGCActtggcgagcaggcgACGAGTGTAGAAGCGCTCAAgacgcttgtgcagcaaTCCTTTGCGCAGGGAATGGCCCCGCAAGGGTTCGTCGAAGCGGATGTGCTGGTCATGAttgagcgcgcggcaaaagaGCATCCGGCACAAGTGACCGAGGAGCGTGCGGCGGTGGTGGATGCGCTGCCCGTGCACAATATCACGGACGTGGCTGCATTCAAGGCGAGCCTTTCGGAGTGCGCGCCTGTAGAGCCGATTTTGCCGTGGGCCGAGTACGAATGCGATCCTCACGTAACGCGCACGGCAGAAGTGCAGTTGGAGCCGCACGAAGCGAgccaggcgcgcgccaatATGTAG
- the DBR1 gene encoding lariat debranching enzyme (COG:A; EggNog:ENOG503NU5D; BUSCO:EOG09262LI4), whose translation MRIAVEGCSHGELDVIYDAILAEEQSSGERVDVVLLCGDFQAIRNATDLESLAVPLKYRRMGDFHRYYAGEKTAPILTLVIGGNHEASNYMWELYYGGWLAPNIYYLGAAGSVDLGGIVVAGASGIFKRHDYTAGRFEHQPYSPSGIRSVYHTRQFDIIKLGLLQRPQIFLSHDWPNGIEHCGDVTALLRKKPFFREEVATSTLGSPPLQMLLDALHPAYWFSAHLHVRFAATVYFGDAGQSDTLAVRSNTILNPEVLEISDEENATAVSAVAMPAAVPHRPETTQFLALNKCSPRGDFLHFFTLPTPADPFLHASTEARPQVPLLYNKRWLAITRVMDPYFSLQRRQMPLPSIQDPSLRERICEEEARLDTLFADKVNPLDVRAVQHFQHTAPASATAYTSQHRRFLSVEEIAKIRASALERRRKRGAAQRSVRAYQNLDT comes from the exons ATGCGT ATAGCCGTCGAGGGGTGCTCGCATGGCGAGCTTGATGTCATTTACGATGCAATATTGGCAGAGGAGCAAAGTTCGGGAGAGCGAGTAGACGTAGTGCTCTTGTGTGGAGATTTTCAGGCAATACGAAACGCAACCGACCTCGAGAGCCTTGCTGTGCCGCTGAAATACCGGCGCATGGGTGACTTTCATCGGTACTACGCAGGAGAGAAGACAGCGCCGATCTTAACGCTGGTTATTGGTGGAAACCACGAGGCGAGTAATTATATGTGGGAACTGTACTACGGCGGGTGGCTCGCGCCCAATATCTATTACCtaggcgctgcaggcagcGTTGATCTGGGCGGCATTGTCGTCGCAGGAGCATCGGGTATATTTAAAAGACACGATTATACGGCCGGCCGTTTCGAGCACCAGCCGTACTCACCGAGCGGTATACGGAGTGTGTACCACACAAGGCAGTTTGATATTATCAAACTTggcctgctgcagcgcccacaAATCTTTCTCTCACACGACTGGCCAAACGGGATTGAGCACTGTGGCGATGTtactgcgctgctgcgaaAAAAACCATTTTTCAGAGAGGAAGTCGCAACGTCGACACTCGGATCTCCGCCGCTGCAAatgctgctcgacgcatTGCACCCCGCATACTGGTTTTCTGCACATTTGCATGTACGCTTCGCAGCGACGGTCTATTTCGGCGATGCGGGTCAGAGCGACACGCTTGCCGTGCGTTCAAATACTATTCTGAACCCAGAAGTCCTGGAAATTAGCGACGAGGAGAACGCGACGGCAGTGTCTGCAGTAGCAATGCCTGCAGCAGTACCGCACCGCCCAGAAACGACCCAGTTTTTAGCGCTGAACAAGTGCTCACCAAGGGGCGATTTCTTGCACTTTTTCACGCTTCCGACTCCTGCAGATCCATTTTTGCACGCCAGCACCGAAGCGCGGCCCCAGGTGCCGTTGTTGTATAATAAACGATGGCTCGCCATCACACGTGTCATGGACCCGTACTTTTCCCTACAGCGGCGGCAAATGCCATTGCCGTCCATACAGGATCCATCCCTGCGTGAACGTATATGCGAAGAAGAGGCGCGTCTAGATACACTATTTGCCGACAAGGTTAATCCGCTGGATGTACGTGCTGTCCAACACTTCCAACACACCGCGCCCGCAAGCGCAACAGCCTATACTTCTCAAC ACCGCCGCTttct CTCTGTTGAGGAAATCGCAAAAATtcgcgccagcgcgctggAACGTAGGCGTAAacgtggcgctgcacagcgcagcgtacgaGCCTACCAGAACTTGGACACGTAG
- a CDS encoding uncharacterized protein (EggNog:ENOG503NUUZ; TransMembrane:4 (i74-94o119-140i283-300o312-332i); COG:I), translating into MSTSVRTDASKLMQRVPTVVSSAEKAGPTLYAPRKAKTYNPDDLQKYKVPDLSVQDLLSSIPSHCFQRSAFHSFLYLFVDFIQLGILVYGATWINTMAESVPWGMPGLSLGATQSVAKFALWSVYCILQGFVFTGIWVIAHECGHQAFSSSKTLNNAVGWVLHSALLVPYHSWRISHGRHHAGTGHLFRDEVFVPRTRDDRSMLPLRPADDENAKANESWGSWLGELLEDAPLFNFFELLLQQTFGWILYLTLNVSGQLSFPNWTNHFSPDSVIFNKRHRNQILMSDVGIALALGSLFAWGSLSPGGWREVVLYYGIPYMLTNHWLVMITYLQHTDPLIPHYSPDAWTFPRGALCTVDREWLGFVGPWFLHGISETHVLHHVSSKIPHYHAWEATEALKKRIGMHYMKSTENVFVSLWKTIRGCRYIELEDVAFYRNADGIPKSVALLPQKVDSGLSYSE; encoded by the coding sequence ATGTCTACCAGCGTGCGGACCGATGCATCGAAACTTATGCAGCGTGTCCCGACCGTTGTGAGCTCCGCAGAGAAGGCTGGACCTACTTTGTATGCGCCTCGTAAAGCTAAAACGTACAACCCCGATGATTTGCAAAAGTACAAGGTGCCTGATTTGAGTGTCCAGGACTTGCTGTCATCGATCCCTTCGCACTGCTTCCAACGTTCCGCGTTTCATTCTTTCTTGTACCTGTTCGTGGACTTTATCCAGCTGGGCATCTTGGTGTACGGTGCTACATGGATTAACACGATGGCTGAAAGCGTGCCTTGGGGCATGCCTGGGCTCTCGcttggcgcgacgcagagCGTGGCCAAGTTTGCCCTCTGGTCCGTCTACTGCATCCTTCAAGGCTTTGTCTTTACCGGAATTTGGGTTATTGCACACGAGTGTGGCCACCAGGCGTTCAGCTCGAGCAAGACGTTAAACAACGCCGTGGGCTGGGTGCTGCATTCCGCCCTGCTGGTCCCTTATCACTCCTGGCGTATCTCGCATGGCCGCCACCATGCCGGTACGGGTCATCTTTTTCGCGACGAGGTGTTTGTTCCCCGCACGCGTGACGACCGCAGCATGCTGCCTCTCCGCCCTGCCGATGATGAGAACGCAAAGGCGAACGAGAGTTGGGGCTCGTGGTTGGGTGAGCTGCTTGAAGACGCGCCTTTGTTTAACTTCTTTGAGCTGCTTCTCCAACAGACTTTCGGCTGGATCCTGTACTTGACACTCAACGTGTCCGGCCAGTTGTCGTTCCCGAACTGGACAAACCATTTCTCGCCGGACTCGGTTATTTTTAACAAGCGCCACCGCAACCAGATTCTCATGTCGGACGTAGGCATCGCATTGGCGCTTGGATCACTCTTTGCGTGGGGTAGCCTTTCTCCTGGTGGCTGGCGTGAGGTGGTGTTGTACTATGGCATTCCTTACATGCTGACAAACCACTGGCTGGTCATGATTACCTACCTGCAGCACACTGATCCCCTCATCCCACACTACAGCCCCGATGCCTGGACATTCCCCCGCGGTGCTCTGTGCACTGTCGACCGCGAATGGCTTGGCTTCGTTGGCCCCTGGTTCCTCCATGGGATTAGCGAGACGCACGTGCTTCACCACGTCAGCAGCAAAATTCCCCATTACCATGCGTGGGAAGCTACTGAGGCGCTCAAGAAGCGCATTGGCATGCACTACATGAAGTCGACGGAGAACGTGTTCGTCTCTTTGTGGAAGACGATTCGTGGCTGTCGCTACATTGAGCTGGAAGATGTTGCGTTTTACCGCAACGCGGACGGCATCCCCAAGAGTGTAGCTCTTTTGCCGCAAAAGGTTGATTCTGGGCTGTCCTACTCGGAATGA
- a CDS encoding uncharacterized protein (COG:S; EggNog:ENOG503NY8R; BUSCO:EOG09263G4R), translating into MGANVSKYWNNEDGQGAAPTSSQIVTQPQSTAQTAECETENQDALHSEHASSREDADFLAEKRKLVQQLRDAQTSSPDKTDNPLYSELALAGLRDERQDDDDDLCDSDDSSDNEVTLEAHQADDEDYAPPATKNELRAEQIFMPTITQVAEEEIRLLVRIGKIHSIVDNVVVVEQESETTADDMGKREFDVLDSESLLCTKDGRVIGFVYETFGSVHAPMYSVRFPSAVDIDPAVCQTGESVYFHPYSSNYVLNYTIRNKGSDASNMWDEEVAEDEAEYSDDEQEVLAKRRAKDARRGKPDTETAPLETSDELDPADALLGPLGAFSAHAPSAPHRGQKRKGRGRGRPSDSRAWDAESGAKRARFQGPAAPHFNPRFAEQWMHMPASLYGAPGGAPIFPPMPVPMPMPEHAPWADGYSPHNPAPGAGTQIRTNLPYTPAQPDRKH; encoded by the coding sequence ATGGGTGCCAATGTATCGAAATATTGGAACAATGAGGatggccaaggcgctgcacccACATCCAGCCAGATTGTGACACAACCTCAATCTACAGCACAGACTGCAGAGTGCGAAACAGAGAACCAAGATGCGTTACACTCGGAGCATGCAAGTTCCAGGGAAGATGCAGATTTCCTTGCGGAGAAACGCAagcttgtccagcagctACGGGACGCTCAAACATCCAGTCCCGATAAAACAGACAATCCGCTTTATTCGGAGCTTGCGTTGGCCGGCCTTCGTGACGAACGTCaagatgacgacgacgattTGTGCGATTCGGACGATTCGAGCGACAACGAGGTGACGCTGGAAGCGCATCAAGCAGACGATGAGGACTACGCCCCGCCTGCGACTAAGAACGAACTGCGAGCCGAACAAATTTTCATGCCGACCATCACCCAGGTCGCGGAAGAAGAGATTCGCTTGCTGGTACGCATTGGGAAAATTCATTCCATTGTTGATAATGTCGTTGTCGTCGAACAGGAATCAGAAACGACAGCAGACGACATGGGTAAGCGGGAATTCGATGTGCTTGATTCAGAAAGCTTGCTGTGCACAAAAGACGGTCGTGTAATCGGGTTTGTGTACGAGACATTCGGCTCCGTGCACGCCCCAATGTACTCTGTGCGATTCCCCTCTGCAGTGGACATTGATCCTGCCGTGTGCCAAACAGGAGAGAGCGTCTATTTTCACCCGTACAGCTCGAACTATGTGCTGAATTACACGATCCGGAACAAGggcagcgacgcgagcAATATGTGGGACGAAGAAGTcgccgaggacgaggcAGAGTACAGCGACGACGAACAAGAGGTGCTGGCGAAACGCCGTGCAAAAGACGCACGCCGTGGAAAGCCCGATACTGAAACCGCTCCTTTGGAAACTTCAGACGAGCTGGATCCAGccgatgcactgctcggCCCTCTTGGCGCGTTTTCTGCGCATGctcccagcgcgccgcatcgtgGTCAAAAGCGCAAGGGACGCGGGCGCGGGCGACCGAGTGACAGCCGTGCTTGGGATGCTGAATctggcgcaaagcgcgcgcgcttccagGGGCCCGCAGCGCCACATTTTAATCCGCGGTTTGCCGAGCAATGGATGCACATGCCAGCTTCCCTTTATGGCGCACCCGGCGGTGCGCCCATTTTTCCGCCCATGCCCGTGCCCATGCCCATGCCCGAGCATGCACCATGGGCGGACGGCTATTCTCCGCACAACCCAGCGcccggcgccggcacacAAATACGTACAAATCTCCCTTATACCCCTGCGCAGCCAGACAGGAAGCACTAG
- a CDS encoding malate synthase (EggNog:ENOG503NX6Q; COG:H): protein MSVEGVRILAPVLGEHAKILTPEVIKFLAILHRTFEPVRQERLKAREVRQVELDGGKTLDFLPQTREIREDPSWIGARPAPGLRDRRVEITGPVDRKMVINALNSGAYTYMADFEDSNAPTWSNNLDGQVNLNAAINRSVDFKQADGKEYKLKPQGQTATLIVRPRGWHLNEEFFHVDGTAISGSIFDFGLYFFHNARRLVETGFGPYFYCPKMESHLEARLWNDIFNFSQDYIGMSRGTIRATVLIETITAAFEMEEIIYELREHSSGLNCGRWDYIFSFIKRQRFNKSAVLPDRSDVTMTVPFMQAYVNLLINTCHRRQVAAIGGMAAQIPIKNDAKANDAAMEKVRLDKLREVKAGHDGTWVAHPALVKLALEVFNEHMPGPNQYYRRREEVNVTALDLLNPNVAGNITEAGARSNVQALLAYCANWVRGLGCVPINHLMEDAATAEISRLSLWQWVFHGQSTKDGKKITPEYIDQLLADESAKLPNLDPKAVDLSRRYLSQQVRAKKPSEFLTTDLTSHLDNSKSIAKV, encoded by the coding sequence ATGTCTGTTGAAGGAGTCCGTATTCTCGCACCTGTGCTTGGCGAACACGCCAAGATCCTTACGCCTGAGGTGATCAAGTTTCTTGCCATCCTTCACCGCACTTTCGAGCCTGTCCGTCAGGAGCGCTTgaaggcgcgcgaggtTCGCCAAGTCGAGCTCGATGGAGGCAAGACTCTTGACTTTTTGCCACAAACTCGCGAGATCCGCGAGGACCCCTCTTGGATTGGTGCGCGCCCCGCCCCTGGTCTCCGTGACCGGCGTGTCGAGATCACTGGCCCCGTTGATCGCAAGATGGTGATCAACGCCTTGAACTCGGGCGCCTACACGTACATGGCGGACTTTGAGGACTCCAACGCCCCGACTTGGAGCAACAACCTTGACGGTCAGGTCAACCTGAACGCCGCTATTAACCGCTCTGTCGACTTTAAGCAGGCAGACGGCAAGGAGTACAAGCTCAAGCCTCAAGGCCAGACTGCCACACTCATTGTCCGTCCCCGTGGCTGGCACTTAAATGAGGAATTCTTCCACGTCGATGGCACCGCTATTTCTGGTAGCATCTTTGACTTTGGTCTCTACTTTTTCCACAATGCCCGGCGTCTCGTGGAGACCGGCTTTGGCCCCTACTTTTACTGCCCCAAGATGGAATCCCACCTCGAGGCGCGCCTCTGGAACGACATCTTCAACTTTTCGCAGGACTACATTGGCATGAGTCGCGGCACTATCCGTGCTACTGTGCTCATTGAGACCATCACTGCTGCGTTTGAGATGGAGGAGATCATCTACGAACTCCGCGAGCACTCTTCTGGTCTCAATTGCGGTCGCTGGGACTACATCTTTTCGTTCATcaagcgccagcgcttCAACAAGTCTGCTGTTCTCCCGGACCGCAGCGATGTCACCATGACGGTGCCTTTCATGCAAGCCTACGTCAACTTGTTGATTAACACTTGTCACAGGCGCCAGGTCGCTGCGATCGGCGGTATGGCTGCTCAGATTCCGATCAAGAATGATGCCAAGGCGAACGATGCTGCCATGGAGAAAGTCCGTCTTGACAAGCTCCGTGAGGTCAAGGCCGGTCACGACGGTACGTGGGTTGCCCACCCCGCGCTTGTCAAGCTTGCACTCGAGGTGTTTAACGAGCACATGCCCGGTCCAAACCAATATTACCGTCGCCGCGAGGAAGTCAATGTCACTGCGCTCGACCTTCTCAATCCTAACGTGGCCGGCAACATTACCGAGGCtggtgcgcgcagcaatgTGCAGGCGCTCCTGGCCTACTGTGCCAACTGGGTCCGTGGCCTTGGCTGTGTGCCGATCAACCACTTGATGGAGGATGCGGCGACTGCTGAGATCTCTCGTCTCTCGCTCTGGCAGTGGGTCTTCCACGGCCAATCCACCAAGGACGGCAAGAAGATTACGCCCGAATACATCGACCAGCTCCTCGCCGATGAGTCGGCAAAGCTGCCCAACCTTGACCCCAAGGCCGTCGATCTCTCGCGCCGCTATCTTTCCCAGCAGGTCCGTGCGAAGAAGCCGAGCGAGTTCTTGACGACCGACTTGACGAGCCACCTGGACAACAGCAAGTCGATCGCCAAGGTTTAA